One Fuerstiella marisgermanici DNA window includes the following coding sequences:
- a CDS encoding M56 family metallopeptidase, which translates to MSISPWFVMAFCSFLLTYLVHSTVIIGGMVLLVSRIRQFHAPTLKVLAWKLALLLPLFTTTVVTLIPSLHLGYQYSLSESHLPSATGEDETPFAEASHSSVIDPTVALAVSSSDVGRETERSLASPDIEEGRHPNVEVERASQVNSLLTWEILSRWITGLWAATVLAGLTRLCIHIKRLHILRLSSTPINAADLQRGLDQLAHKMRVRRKVDLLEAVEVTGALTAGFWRPFIVVQAHRDGDLNRLDLDSEWEALLAHELAHVAHRDAEWNLFSQIVRCLFPFQPLNRVVSRQLQIAMDFAADESAARVLGGQEGLIKCLVRMGDQMLDRQMLLLTRSGLVAGMAAFRSTLGQRVERLLIQNTFSMEVSAATKLKVLTGLAMLAMTVAALIPQAVAERQIGSSDNQTSLVQGNKMKSQLSTLAVLIGVSAPLVADEPQDSRPAEQTKELKATPDELPAGIERFNGMLVGRLAAKDVEKGSFVVVVDAVPRVWRNSKAENPKSIVGKSIEIEGVFGKFLDVLVTTRKGETVEFECKHDGDELVFPGELLRKVAAYKAEDYPELPEAFRGFRGAVVAKIKKKDPETFELIIEVQKVADVWKESSAKQPESIVGKQMMLAGFWNRKEAYHKLKVGNQIQVGMQHIGRQSDHLTVAEFVRPDDQVEMKEMRRDAPISTNQKNPVQGFRGMLVGRLVKKDVERGTFTITVDAVPRVWKNNQSRAPKSLVGKNVDAAGVPPQLLDALVVTRIGETVQFGALHDGGDSLRVGEVLRKVAPVEKGDYPELPDDFRGFSGVLQAKVVRKDEQLWELTAEVTDVVKAFDKDRSRNAESVVGKQVMLSGFWNKKDAYHSISVGDKIQVGVEHPQRLGDQLSVIEGVRKLDE; encoded by the coding sequence ATGAGCATTTCGCCTTGGTTCGTGATGGCGTTCTGCAGCTTTCTGTTGACATATCTCGTTCATTCGACGGTGATCATCGGTGGTATGGTATTGCTTGTCAGCAGAATCCGGCAATTTCATGCGCCGACGCTGAAAGTTCTGGCCTGGAAATTGGCACTCCTGCTGCCGCTTTTTACAACGACCGTCGTCACTCTTATACCATCTCTGCATCTGGGATATCAATATTCATTGAGCGAGTCACACCTTCCATCTGCGACTGGTGAAGATGAGACGCCCTTTGCTGAAGCTTCTCACTCATCAGTGATCGATCCGACAGTCGCGCTGGCGGTCTCCTCAAGCGATGTCGGCCGCGAAACGGAACGATCACTGGCCAGCCCCGACATCGAAGAGGGAAGACACCCGAACGTCGAAGTCGAAAGAGCATCCCAAGTTAATTCTCTTTTGACCTGGGAGATTCTTTCACGATGGATCACTGGTCTTTGGGCTGCGACCGTGCTGGCCGGACTGACTAGACTCTGCATTCACATAAAACGCTTGCACATCCTCCGACTGAGTTCCACACCCATTAACGCAGCCGATCTACAACGCGGCCTAGACCAACTGGCTCATAAGATGCGAGTGCGGCGCAAGGTGGATTTGCTGGAAGCTGTGGAAGTGACCGGAGCCCTGACTGCGGGCTTTTGGCGTCCTTTCATTGTGGTGCAAGCACACAGAGACGGAGATTTGAATCGCCTCGATCTTGATTCGGAGTGGGAAGCGTTGTTGGCGCACGAGCTGGCCCACGTTGCACATCGCGATGCCGAATGGAATCTGTTCAGTCAGATTGTCAGATGTCTCTTTCCGTTCCAGCCGCTGAACCGAGTCGTTAGTCGTCAGCTTCAAATCGCAATGGACTTTGCGGCGGATGAGTCGGCTGCGCGCGTTCTGGGTGGGCAGGAGGGGCTCATCAAGTGTTTGGTCCGGATGGGAGATCAAATGCTTGATCGGCAAATGTTGCTCTTAACACGATCAGGACTTGTTGCCGGAATGGCGGCTTTCCGTTCGACGTTGGGGCAACGGGTTGAAAGGCTCCTTATCCAAAACACCTTCAGCATGGAAGTCAGTGCGGCGACCAAGCTCAAAGTGCTGACCGGCCTGGCCATGCTTGCCATGACGGTCGCGGCCCTCATCCCTCAAGCCGTCGCCGAGAGACAAATTGGTTCTTCGGACAATCAAACTTCTTTAGTACAGGGAAACAAGATGAAATCACAGCTTTCGACTTTGGCCGTTCTCATTGGTGTGTCCGCACCGTTGGTTGCCGATGAACCTCAGGATTCAAGACCCGCTGAGCAGACGAAAGAACTCAAGGCAACCCCCGATGAATTGCCAGCAGGAATCGAGCGATTCAATGGCATGCTCGTCGGTCGTCTCGCTGCGAAGGACGTCGAGAAAGGTTCCTTCGTCGTCGTCGTCGACGCTGTTCCACGCGTCTGGCGAAACAGCAAAGCAGAGAATCCGAAGTCGATCGTGGGGAAATCAATCGAGATCGAGGGAGTCTTCGGGAAATTCCTGGACGTGCTGGTGACCACACGTAAAGGGGAAACCGTTGAGTTCGAGTGCAAGCACGATGGTGATGAGCTGGTGTTCCCAGGTGAACTTCTGCGAAAAGTTGCTGCTTACAAAGCGGAAGATTATCCCGAATTACCTGAAGCGTTTCGCGGCTTCCGAGGAGCAGTGGTTGCCAAGATTAAGAAGAAGGATCCAGAAACTTTCGAATTGATTATTGAAGTTCAAAAGGTCGCGGACGTTTGGAAAGAGAGCAGTGCCAAACAACCGGAGAGTATCGTCGGCAAGCAAATGATGTTGGCGGGATTCTGGAATCGCAAAGAGGCTTACCACAAACTGAAAGTGGGAAACCAAATCCAAGTTGGGATGCAACATATTGGTCGTCAAAGCGACCACTTGACCGTGGCGGAGTTCGTGCGACCAGACGATCAGGTGGAAATGAAGGAAATGCGTCGCGACGCTCCCATCAGCACGAACCAAAAGAATCCCGTCCAAGGCTTTCGAGGCATGCTTGTGGGCCGCCTGGTGAAGAAGGATGTCGAGCGTGGAACATTCACCATCACAGTTGACGCTGTTCCCCGTGTCTGGAAGAACAATCAATCGCGGGCACCAAAATCACTCGTCGGAAAAAACGTCGATGCAGCAGGAGTTCCTCCTCAGCTGCTGGACGCTTTGGTGGTGACTCGGATTGGCGAGACCGTTCAGTTTGGAGCATTGCACGATGGCGGAGATAGCCTGAGAGTGGGCGAAGTGCTTCGAAAAGTTGCTCCTGTCGAGAAAGGGGATTATCCCGAACTCCCCGACGATTTCCGCGGGTTCAGTGGAGTCTTGCAAGCGAAAGTCGTCAGGAAGGACGAGCAACTTTGGGAACTGACAGCTGAAGTAACAGACGTTGTGAAGGCATTCGACAAAGATCGGTCACGAAATGCCGAGAGCGTCGTCGGCAAGCAGGTTATGTTGAGCGGATTTTGGAACAAGAAGGACGCCTATCACAGCATCTCGGTTGGCGACAAAATCCAAGTCGGTGTTGAGCATCCGCAACGACTCGGCGACCAATTAAGCGTCATTGAGGGTGTCCGTAAGCTCGACGAATAA
- a CDS encoding RNA polymerase sigma factor, translating into MNEATSISLLGRATDPADSDSWDRLAELYAPLMQRWLRQYDVQPADADDLIQEVLAVLMQELPQFDHNQQTGAFRNWLRKILVNRLRNLWRSRKYEPQARGTSSLLDQLHQLEDDKSEVSRIWNADHDQHVLSQLMEAVRSRFQDKTWEAFRRQMFDGQRADAVAAELNMPISSVYVARSRVLSTLRREAEGLVDSIG; encoded by the coding sequence ATGAATGAAGCAACGTCAATTAGTCTCTTAGGGCGCGCGACTGACCCTGCGGATTCCGACTCGTGGGATCGGCTGGCAGAGTTGTACGCACCTTTGATGCAGCGCTGGCTAAGGCAGTACGACGTCCAGCCAGCTGACGCTGACGACCTGATACAAGAAGTGCTTGCGGTCCTTATGCAGGAGCTTCCGCAGTTCGACCACAATCAGCAAACCGGTGCGTTTCGCAATTGGCTTCGTAAGATCCTGGTCAATCGGCTGCGGAATCTCTGGCGGTCACGGAAATACGAGCCGCAGGCAAGAGGTACGAGCAGTCTGCTCGATCAGCTGCATCAGCTTGAAGACGACAAGAGCGAAGTCAGTCGAATTTGGAATGCTGACCATGATCAGCATGTCCTCTCCCAATTGATGGAAGCTGTCCGTTCAAGGTTTCAAGATAAGACGTGGGAAGCGTTTCGTCGGCAGATGTTCGATGGCCAGCGAGCGGATGCTGTTGCGGCCGAACTGAACATGCCGATCAGCTCGGTTTATGTCGCCAGGAGTCGCGTTCTCAGCACGTTGCGACGAGAAGCAGAAGGCCTCGTCGATTCAATCGGGTAG
- a CDS encoding BlaI/MecI/CopY family transcriptional regulator, producing the protein MKLGGRQLSVMRVLWEHGEATVAEVQQFLDTDPPLAYSTVATVLSRMERKGLIAHRTKDRQYCYRPVVSKDGAGQSLVGELVDRVFGGSPAELVNHLLASDQIDKDELERIKELVIEHAKRTRRNP; encoded by the coding sequence GTGAAACTTGGTGGACGGCAATTGTCAGTTATGCGTGTGCTTTGGGAACACGGTGAAGCGACCGTGGCAGAAGTGCAACAGTTCTTAGACACAGACCCACCGCTTGCATACTCGACGGTGGCGACAGTGTTGTCGCGTATGGAACGCAAAGGTCTGATCGCTCATCGAACGAAAGATCGTCAATATTGCTATCGACCTGTGGTTTCAAAAGACGGAGCGGGCCAATCGCTTGTTGGTGAACTGGTTGATCGAGTATTCGGGGGAAGTCCAGCAGAACTGGTCAACCATCTTTTGGCCAGTGACCAAATCGACAAGGACGAGTTGGAGCGGATCAAAGAGCTTGTCATCGAGCATGCCAAACGAACGAGGAGGAACCCATGA
- a CDS encoding DUF1501 domain-containing protein: protein MSVSRRRFLQVGSLGASLTLGDYLRFASAQDQIDEGRSAVLVFLGGGPSHQDTFDMKPNAPVEYRGQFQPIRTSVPGVEICEHLPQLARRADRYAVIRGISHSLADHGLGTRYLMTGNLPTPVVDYPMYGSVASKEFPAAADLPSFVSIERPVEGPGYLGAEYGPLSTGEKPRYGQPFRVRGITLDGTMSLDRYRKRRKLVDDIDTAFAEFEGLDDSVRSLDRFSQQAYQIISSPNARSAFDLSLESDREVDRFGRHEFGQSMLLTTRLIEAGVRFVTVLLEGWDTHQDNFNQLGRDLLPNLDQSLTAMLDRFGEQGRLDSTAILVTGEFGRTPKVNKNAGRDHWSRAMCSLMAGGSVRTGQVIGETDDKAAGPVGRGFTPDDLAASFFQNIGIDPKTEYHANVGRPITLVRNGSTIPGLFA, encoded by the coding sequence ATGTCTGTTTCACGCCGCCGATTCTTACAGGTGGGTTCGCTGGGGGCGAGCTTGACACTCGGTGACTATTTAAGATTCGCCAGTGCTCAGGATCAGATCGATGAAGGCCGTTCAGCGGTTCTGGTGTTTTTGGGCGGCGGCCCGTCGCATCAAGACACATTCGACATGAAGCCCAACGCACCGGTCGAATATCGAGGACAATTTCAACCGATTCGAACATCGGTCCCCGGTGTCGAGATCTGTGAGCATTTGCCCCAACTCGCTCGCCGTGCGGATCGGTATGCGGTCATTCGGGGAATTTCACATAGCCTTGCGGATCACGGATTAGGGACGCGATATCTGATGACGGGAAATCTGCCAACCCCGGTTGTCGATTACCCGATGTATGGATCCGTCGCCAGCAAAGAATTTCCCGCCGCAGCCGATCTCCCTTCATTTGTTTCCATTGAACGACCGGTCGAAGGACCGGGATACCTTGGCGCCGAGTACGGTCCGCTCTCCACCGGGGAAAAGCCTCGTTACGGTCAGCCATTCCGTGTCCGAGGAATCACACTTGATGGAACGATGTCGTTGGATCGATATCGCAAACGACGCAAGCTGGTCGATGACATCGACACCGCTTTTGCAGAATTTGAAGGTCTCGATGATTCGGTCCGTAGCCTCGATCGCTTTTCCCAGCAGGCCTATCAGATTATCAGCTCGCCTAACGCCCGGTCCGCTTTTGATCTTTCGCTCGAATCGGATCGTGAAGTGGATCGATTCGGGCGTCATGAATTTGGACAAAGCATGCTTCTTACGACTCGCTTGATCGAAGCGGGAGTTCGCTTCGTCACCGTCCTTTTGGAAGGCTGGGATACGCACCAGGACAATTTCAATCAGTTGGGGCGCGATTTGCTGCCCAACCTCGACCAGTCGCTAACGGCGATGCTCGATCGGTTCGGCGAACAGGGACGGCTCGACTCGACCGCTATTCTTGTGACCGGGGAATTCGGCCGAACTCCCAAGGTCAATAAGAACGCTGGTCGCGATCATTGGTCACGGGCAATGTGTTCTCTGATGGCTGGCGGTAGTGTCCGCACCGGACAGGTCATTGGCGAAACCGACGACAAGGCAGCAGGCCCCGTCGGCCGGGGATTTACCCCGGATGACTTGGCTGCCTCGTTCTTTCAAAACATCGGGATCGATCCCAAAACCGAATACCATGCCAACGTGGGACGGCCGATTACACTGGTCCGGAATGGATCGACGATCCCGGGTCTGTTCGCATAG
- a CDS encoding DUF1549 and DUF1553 domain-containing protein, protein MHRSAIASRFVGRCRPFFALCLFALCGTWLWGAETLPPANQRYETEGTSEIPDFQRHVVPLLGRLGCNGRNCHGSFQGRGDFRLSLFGYDFKMDHQGLLGRATAAEGQRIDRRNPSNSLILKKPTIEIDHEGGERFARGSWEYQLLHRWIETGAEKLKQPQELDRLELFPNEILFRNGSESAQLQVIAIWTNGDREDVTPLCRFRANDDSVAMVDQDGVVSCTGSGDTHIIAFYDNGIGSVPVIRPTSSREYEPIEIEETIASIDRFVAAKLNKLHIMPSPQCSDAEFLRRVSIDLTGTLPPPQEVREFLSDPRKDKRTLKINELLDRPAYAAWWTNKLCDYTGCNPRQQAELGQELSVQWYMWIVARLKENVPYDEIVRRIVLAQGRSSGQSFADYTRETSSYFQKDYETDFADRQTMPHYWTRRSMEEPQRAAEAFAHNFLGVRLQCAQCHKHPFAQWTQKDYRDFSRFFETVKFGVKPDDLAQYRDLAKRVGMNVRSDDGSPVRNDAVRRLENGTVYPWRELYIKDRGRTEQVNLLRSGSVSLGGQDDPRQPIMAWMSDPENPWFAKAFVNRVWSSYFHQGIVDPPDDLNPANPPSHPKLLDSLTKRFVENQYDMKWLHREIVSSETYQRSCKPSHNNHNDRKNFSRAIPRRMPAEVVYDSVKQIVAASDQEEEVRTDLTRRASGHLSMRLAGTYAMQIFGKPERAVNCDCERNNHPTLLQAVFLQNDPIIEQRIESSGWLAEITAAESANEAIPMRELVEEAWLRALCRLPNKIEIERSLSHLGEAESVSGGMQDLLWALINTKEFLLIK, encoded by the coding sequence ATGCATCGATCCGCTATCGCATCTCGATTCGTCGGCCGGTGCCGCCCGTTTTTTGCTCTGTGCCTGTTCGCACTCTGTGGGACATGGCTCTGGGGAGCCGAAACGCTGCCGCCCGCCAACCAGCGCTACGAGACGGAGGGGACATCAGAAATTCCAGACTTTCAGCGGCACGTTGTACCGCTATTGGGACGACTGGGATGCAATGGCCGCAACTGTCATGGGTCGTTTCAAGGACGCGGAGACTTTCGCCTGTCGCTGTTCGGTTACGACTTCAAAATGGACCACCAGGGTCTGCTCGGGAGAGCAACCGCCGCGGAAGGTCAGCGGATCGATCGTCGGAACCCTTCGAATAGTCTCATTCTCAAGAAGCCCACGATCGAGATCGACCACGAAGGAGGCGAACGATTTGCCCGCGGCTCGTGGGAGTATCAGTTGCTTCATCGCTGGATCGAAACGGGTGCAGAGAAGCTGAAGCAGCCTCAGGAGCTGGACCGGCTGGAATTGTTTCCAAACGAAATCCTGTTTCGAAACGGAAGCGAATCCGCTCAACTCCAAGTCATCGCGATATGGACGAATGGTGATCGGGAAGACGTCACTCCGCTATGCCGATTTCGCGCGAATGATGACTCTGTCGCGATGGTCGATCAAGATGGAGTGGTGAGCTGCACCGGTTCGGGCGATACGCACATCATCGCGTTTTACGATAACGGTATCGGTTCGGTGCCGGTGATTCGTCCCACGTCATCCAGGGAATACGAGCCCATCGAAATCGAGGAGACTATCGCGTCCATCGATCGGTTTGTCGCTGCGAAGCTCAATAAGCTCCACATCATGCCGTCGCCGCAGTGTAGCGATGCCGAATTCCTTCGTCGGGTAAGCATCGATCTGACGGGCACGCTTCCGCCTCCCCAAGAAGTTCGAGAGTTTCTCAGCGATCCACGCAAGGACAAGAGAACTCTCAAGATCAACGAGCTGCTCGATCGTCCCGCCTATGCCGCTTGGTGGACGAACAAACTGTGCGATTACACCGGTTGTAATCCACGGCAGCAGGCAGAACTTGGCCAGGAACTTTCAGTCCAATGGTACATGTGGATCGTCGCTCGCTTAAAAGAGAACGTCCCCTACGACGAAATTGTGCGAAGGATCGTGCTGGCTCAAGGCCGGAGTTCCGGACAATCGTTTGCGGATTACACGAGGGAAACTTCATCCTATTTTCAGAAAGATTACGAAACGGATTTTGCAGACCGGCAGACAATGCCACACTACTGGACTCGCCGGAGCATGGAGGAACCGCAGCGGGCAGCCGAAGCCTTTGCTCACAATTTTCTAGGCGTCCGTCTCCAATGTGCCCAATGCCACAAGCATCCATTTGCTCAATGGACGCAGAAAGATTACCGCGACTTCAGTCGCTTTTTTGAGACGGTCAAGTTCGGTGTCAAACCTGACGATCTCGCGCAGTACCGGGACCTTGCGAAACGCGTCGGAATGAATGTCCGCAGTGACGATGGTTCCCCGGTTCGCAACGATGCCGTCAGAAGGCTTGAAAACGGCACGGTGTATCCTTGGCGGGAACTCTATATCAAAGATCGTGGCCGAACCGAACAAGTCAATTTGTTGCGAAGCGGTTCGGTCTCACTCGGAGGACAAGACGATCCCCGCCAGCCGATCATGGCCTGGATGAGTGATCCAGAGAATCCCTGGTTTGCAAAGGCTTTCGTCAACCGCGTCTGGTCATCTTATTTCCACCAGGGAATCGTCGATCCGCCTGACGATTTAAATCCAGCTAACCCGCCTTCGCATCCTAAATTACTCGACTCTCTGACAAAGCGATTTGTCGAGAACCAGTATGACATGAAATGGCTGCACCGGGAAATCGTATCCAGCGAGACGTACCAACGAAGCTGTAAGCCGAGTCACAATAATCACAATGACCGAAAAAACTTTAGCCGCGCAATTCCAAGACGAATGCCGGCGGAAGTGGTTTACGACAGCGTCAAACAGATTGTTGCCGCCAGTGATCAGGAAGAGGAAGTACGCACCGATCTCACTCGGCGGGCCTCCGGACATCTCTCCATGCGGCTGGCAGGGACCTATGCGATGCAGATCTTTGGGAAACCCGAGCGAGCGGTGAATTGCGATTGCGAACGGAACAATCACCCCACATTGCTACAAGCGGTCTTCCTGCAAAACGATCCGATCATCGAACAGCGAATCGAAAGCAGTGGTTGGTTAGCCGAAATCACAGCAGCTGAATCCGCCAATGAGGCCATCCCAATGCGCGAGCTGGTTGAAGAAGCGTGGTTACGAGCACTTTGCCGCTTGCCCAACAAGATTGAGATCGAGCGAAGCCTGTCGCATCTGGGCGAAGCGGAATCCGTGAGCGGTGGAATGCAGGATTTGTTGTGGGCGCTAATCAATACCAAAGAGTTTCTGCTCATTAAGTAG